One window from the genome of Candidatus Didemnitutus sp. encodes:
- a CDS encoding DNA-binding transcriptional regulator, whose translation MSPAKRVAVVIRTRFEENQAILRGIAQFEQRRGPWLAFVDDQAVSVQEPDWLFRQEWDGVICGPTSAAIAQQCRRRRIPLVDLRDNPEVFPGVPKVRPDNVAIGHVGAEHLLEKGYAHFGFCGFANTSWSQERRAGFVEAVQLGGQQCDVLETDYPGKQAPDWNSAQEAVIVDWLRRLPRPVAVMACNDLRAIQVINACQQAGIVVPEEVAVLGANNESSRCELCHPSLSSVAVNATRIGYRAAELLHAAMKGAVEKEAGELVEPLKVVARRSTDVLAIGDPKVARALHYIREHACRGLTVDEVVREVHVSRSVLERKFRNYLRRSPQAEIRYAQVQRAKELLAETDASIAEIAEATSIEYPEYLCVLFKRITGETPRRYREKARSWKQDAPPA comes from the coding sequence ATGAGCCCCGCCAAACGTGTCGCCGTCGTCATCCGCACGCGCTTCGAGGAGAACCAGGCGATCCTCCGCGGGATCGCGCAATTCGAGCAGCGACGCGGACCTTGGCTCGCCTTCGTCGACGACCAGGCGGTGAGCGTGCAGGAACCGGACTGGTTGTTCCGACAGGAATGGGACGGCGTGATCTGCGGGCCGACGAGCGCGGCCATCGCGCAGCAGTGCCGACGCCGGCGCATCCCACTCGTCGATCTGCGCGACAATCCCGAGGTGTTTCCCGGCGTGCCGAAGGTGCGCCCCGACAACGTCGCGATCGGCCACGTCGGCGCCGAGCATCTGCTCGAGAAAGGCTACGCGCACTTCGGTTTCTGCGGCTTCGCCAACACTTCGTGGTCGCAGGAGCGGCGCGCCGGCTTCGTCGAGGCGGTGCAGCTCGGCGGCCAGCAGTGCGACGTGCTCGAGACCGACTATCCGGGCAAGCAGGCGCCCGACTGGAACAGCGCGCAGGAGGCCGTGATCGTGGACTGGCTGCGGCGCCTGCCCCGCCCCGTCGCCGTCATGGCGTGCAACGATCTGCGCGCCATCCAGGTCATCAACGCCTGCCAGCAGGCCGGCATCGTGGTGCCCGAGGAAGTGGCCGTGCTCGGTGCGAACAACGAGTCGTCGCGCTGCGAGCTTTGCCATCCCTCTCTCTCCAGCGTGGCGGTGAACGCCACCCGCATCGGCTACCGCGCCGCGGAGTTGCTGCACGCGGCCATGAAGGGCGCGGTGGAAAAGGAAGCCGGCGAGCTCGTCGAGCCGTTGAAGGTCGTCGCCCGCCGTTCGACCGACGTGCTGGCCATCGGCGACCCGAAAGTCGCGCGCGCCCTCCACTACATCCGCGAGCATGCGTGTCGCGGCCTCACCGTCGACGAGGTGGTGCGCGAGGTGCACGTCTCCCGCAGCGTGCTCGAACGGAAGTTCCGCAACTACCTTCGCCGCTCGCCGCAGGCCGAAATCCGCTACGCTCAGGTGCAGCGCGCGAAGGAGCTGCTTGCCGAAACCGACGCCTCGATCGCCGAGATCGCGGAGGCGACGAGCATCGAATATCCGGAATACCTGTGCGTGCTCTTCAAGCGCATCACCGGCGAGACCCCGCGCCGCTATCGGGAAAAGGCGCGAAGCTGGAAGCAAGACGCTCCCCCGGCCTAG
- a CDS encoding glycoside hydrolase family 130 protein translates to MPFPCAGVYNSGVVKTAGGDYIMASRVEEPSKRHHAWISRSRDGVQFTPDAGPLRVHCDAARQAEFIDATKIAPPGLGTWWDPRINPLEGEHYLTYAAVSKSGCRIGLARLDRDFRSAQHVSFPHHIQNRNAVLFPEKIGGLYWMLHRPQHPNGGGSIWISASPDLHFWGHSRPVAHPHRFWEHKKIGPAAPPIRTAEGWLIVHHGVFPHCNGVNYAAGAMLLDLEQPWRVVARGAHPILWVEETYEMIGQVPNVVFPGAVIPEPDGSVKVYYGGADYVQCLATGTLADLVAAARATDGAEDNGFGPA, encoded by the coding sequence ATGCCGTTTCCCTGCGCGGGCGTCTACAACTCCGGCGTCGTGAAGACCGCGGGCGGCGATTACATCATGGCCAGCCGCGTCGAGGAGCCGAGCAAACGGCACCACGCCTGGATTTCGCGCAGCCGCGACGGCGTGCAGTTCACTCCGGACGCGGGGCCGCTGCGCGTCCACTGCGACGCCGCGCGGCAGGCGGAGTTCATCGACGCCACCAAGATCGCGCCACCCGGCCTCGGCACCTGGTGGGACCCGCGGATCAATCCGCTCGAGGGCGAGCACTACCTGACCTACGCCGCCGTTTCCAAAAGCGGCTGCCGCATCGGGCTCGCGCGCCTCGATCGCGATTTCCGCTCGGCGCAACACGTCAGTTTCCCGCACCACATCCAGAACCGCAACGCCGTGCTCTTCCCCGAGAAGATCGGCGGCCTCTACTGGATGCTGCACCGCCCGCAGCACCCGAACGGCGGCGGCTCGATCTGGATCTCCGCGTCACCCGACCTGCACTTCTGGGGACACTCGCGCCCCGTCGCCCACCCGCACCGCTTCTGGGAACACAAGAAAATCGGCCCCGCCGCGCCCCCGATCCGGACCGCCGAAGGCTGGCTGATCGTCCACCACGGCGTGTTCCCGCACTGCAACGGCGTGAACTACGCCGCCGGCGCCATGCTGCTCGATCTCGAACAGCCCTGGCGCGTCGTCGCCCGCGGCGCCCATCCGATCCTCTGGGTCGAGGAAACCTACGAGATGATCGGCCAGGTGCCGAACGTGGTTTTTCCCGGCGCCGTGATCCCCGAACCCGACGGCAGCGTAAAAGTCTACTACGGCGGCGCCGACTACGTGCAATGCCTCGCCACTGGCACGCTCGCGGATCTGGTCGCCGCAGCGCGCGCCACCGACGGCGCGGAGGACAACGGCTTCGGCCCGGCATGA
- a CDS encoding sulfatase-like hydrolase/transferase, translating to MSAPPHVVLILTDQQRADTIAAQGNVWMRTPHLDALVRGGVSFTNCHAAGATCTPSRAALFTGMYAHNTGCYSFNPWAHHRLWVQDLADAGYYCVNLGKMHLQPRDASAGFHERLIVENPTSTSRDGGHGDDAWGRHLALHGHARPNFRHRTDPEWTKKLQSVPWHLDERLHSDVFTGDSAVAWIEREADPARPTFLQIGFPGPHEPWDPLPRHLAAYDGRESEFPAPVDRPHDFAHNPPQHAAVRDFHARVDHESRIDLSGATDADLRRMRKHYYAKVTLVDEQIGRVVAALERKGMLENSVVIVTSDHGEMLGDHGLAYKWLMFDQVTRVPLIVRDFRPGAPGGFVAPQLVSLIDLGPTVCELAGIAPPARLEGQSLAGYLRTETVPARRHVFCEDSYLLMIRSVTAKLVLYHGQPEGELYDLARDPHESRNLWNDPAHAALKQELQNELLAWLGASCLHTWGYKARAESAAGAYGVRWPRPDDHSLHGPNYKPRALPHL from the coding sequence ATGAGCGCGCCTCCGCACGTCGTCCTCATCCTCACGGACCAGCAGCGTGCCGACACCATCGCCGCGCAGGGAAACGTCTGGATGCGCACGCCGCACCTCGACGCGCTCGTGCGCGGCGGCGTGTCCTTCACCAACTGCCATGCCGCTGGCGCCACTTGCACGCCGTCGCGCGCCGCGCTCTTCACCGGCATGTATGCGCACAACACCGGCTGCTATTCCTTCAACCCCTGGGCGCATCACCGGCTCTGGGTGCAGGACCTCGCCGACGCCGGCTACTACTGCGTCAATCTCGGCAAGATGCACCTCCAGCCGCGCGACGCCTCCGCCGGCTTCCACGAGCGGCTGATCGTCGAAAACCCCACCTCGACCTCGCGCGACGGCGGACACGGCGACGACGCGTGGGGGCGTCACCTCGCCTTGCACGGCCACGCCCGGCCCAACTTCCGCCACCGCACCGATCCGGAGTGGACGAAGAAACTCCAATCCGTGCCGTGGCATCTCGACGAACGCCTCCACAGCGACGTCTTCACCGGCGACTCGGCCGTCGCCTGGATCGAGCGCGAAGCCGATCCTGCGCGCCCCACGTTCCTCCAGATCGGCTTCCCCGGCCCGCACGAGCCCTGGGACCCGCTGCCGCGCCACCTCGCCGCCTACGACGGACGCGAGTCGGAATTCCCCGCGCCGGTGGACCGGCCGCACGATTTCGCGCACAACCCGCCGCAGCACGCCGCCGTCCGCGACTTCCATGCCCGCGTCGATCACGAGTCACGCATCGATCTCTCCGGCGCAACCGACGCCGACCTCCGCCGCATGCGAAAGCACTACTACGCGAAAGTGACGCTCGTAGACGAGCAGATCGGCCGCGTCGTCGCCGCGCTCGAGCGCAAAGGCATGCTGGAAAACAGCGTCGTCATCGTGACCTCCGACCACGGCGAGATGCTCGGCGACCACGGTCTCGCCTACAAATGGCTGATGTTCGACCAAGTCACCCGCGTGCCGCTCATCGTGCGGGATTTCCGCCCCGGTGCGCCGGGCGGCTTCGTCGCCCCGCAACTGGTCTCGCTCATCGATCTCGGTCCGACGGTGTGCGAGCTCGCAGGCATCGCTCCGCCCGCGCGGCTCGAAGGACAATCGCTCGCCGGCTATCTGCGCACCGAGACCGTGCCGGCGCGGCGTCATGTCTTTTGCGAGGACAGCTATCTCCTCATGATCCGCTCCGTGACGGCCAAGCTCGTCCTCTACCACGGCCAACCCGAGGGAGAACTCTACGATCTCGCCCGCGATCCGCACGAATCCCGCAACCTCTGGAACGATCCCGCGCACGCCGCGCTGAAGCAGGAACTCCAGAACGAACTCCTCGCCTGGCTCGGCGCAAGTTGTCTGCACACGTGGGGCTACAAGGCGCGCGCCGAATCCGCCGCCGGCGCCTACGGCGTGCGCTGGCCGCGCCCCGACGACCACAGCCTCCACGGCCCGAACTACAAGCCGCGCGCCCTGCCCCACCTTTGA
- a CDS encoding glycoside hydrolase family 130 protein, with amino-acid sequence MPITVSAPALPNIPWEERLANSSEVLWRFSGNPVIRRDHLPTSNSIFNSAVVPFRGGFAGVFRVDNRAVQMRIHAGFSPDALHWDIAPQPLTLEGADPELGGMVYGYDPRVTPIDGRYYVTWCNGYHGPTIGVAWTEDFKRFHQLENALLPYNRNGVLFPRRIGGRYALLSRPSDNGHTAFGDIFYSESPDLEFWGRHRHVMGPVRIEKGWQSLKIGAGPVPIETSEGWLLLYHGVQRSCNGYVYSFGAALLDLEKPWKVIARAAPYLIAPWMPYETTGDVPNVCFPCAALVDGTTGRLAIYYGGADTVTCVAFGRVNELIAFIRANNELAT; translated from the coding sequence ATGCCCATCACCGTTTCCGCTCCCGCCCTGCCCAACATTCCGTGGGAAGAGCGCCTGGCGAACTCCTCGGAGGTTCTCTGGCGCTTTTCCGGCAATCCCGTCATCCGGCGCGATCACCTGCCGACGTCGAACAGCATCTTCAACAGCGCGGTCGTGCCGTTCCGCGGCGGCTTCGCCGGCGTGTTCCGCGTCGACAACCGTGCCGTGCAGATGCGCATTCACGCTGGCTTCAGCCCGGACGCGCTGCACTGGGATATCGCGCCGCAACCACTGACGCTCGAGGGCGCCGACCCCGAGCTCGGCGGCATGGTTTACGGCTACGACCCGCGCGTGACGCCGATCGACGGCCGTTACTACGTCACCTGGTGCAACGGCTACCACGGCCCGACGATCGGCGTGGCCTGGACCGAGGACTTCAAACGCTTCCACCAACTCGAGAACGCGCTGCTGCCCTACAACCGCAACGGAGTGCTCTTCCCGCGCCGCATCGGCGGCCGCTACGCACTGCTCAGCCGGCCGAGCGACAACGGCCACACTGCCTTCGGCGATATCTTCTACAGCGAAAGTCCGGACCTCGAGTTCTGGGGCCGCCATCGCCACGTGATGGGGCCCGTGCGCATCGAGAAAGGCTGGCAATCGCTCAAGATCGGCGCCGGTCCCGTGCCGATCGAAACCTCGGAAGGCTGGCTGCTGCTGTATCACGGCGTGCAGCGCTCGTGCAACGGCTACGTCTATTCGTTCGGCGCCGCGCTGCTCGACTTGGAGAAACCCTGGAAGGTGATCGCGCGCGCCGCGCCGTATCTGATCGCGCCGTGGATGCCCTACGAAACGACCGGTGACGTGCCGAACGTCTGCTTCCCGTGCGCCGCGCTCGTCGACGGCACGACCGGGCGCCTCGCGATCTACTACGGCGGCGCCGACACGGTGACGTGCGTGGCCTTCGGGCGCGTGAACGAGCTCATCGCCTTCATCCGCGCGAACAACGAGCTGGCGACCTGA
- a CDS encoding cellulase family glycosylhydrolase, whose protein sequence is MKTVFARLARGMLLAVLVTTATATPKRLSIVDRLILDDAGSVIQLRGGNLKGATTADAADLKNNLKMNFARLPIEWNDDTRDPNHDSGLKPDYLSQIDGWVQALSGAGIWFVLEMRLDDPTSKLPDLYSPTGATYLALQKTWVYLAKLYKDTDYVAGYGLLAEPSASAFNPEPWSVLTTFQKALMDQISAPVASGGAGDTWTPFFVGTDFNYDTMQYRYDGYYTALASYRGRLIYEVNVLMPKPWIQDGSAPAGVPPENALYPQATQTDFTPLLTLQPGEKDGDGNVLELPRDSEKVFNLRRKEPANFPLMLCQNFLTWYLQWAVDFSTRNAVPLYVDQFGADITADDQLGYERDLIEVVERADLPWTRWGYTAGQPGRKIVGNTDVTTFYTTVGARTASGQLMVWQPDTNGLVRIEAVSYGIAAAGPAHDWRYFSVANALGRGAVRALPADDVSKSAANAPRLDFRVNFAQAGTYYVWVRLKNGTSSTGVWFGLDGAASTQKLSSDVPTSWRWVRGQGNVAPYASVTVTTAGLHTFNVWMNRSGIAVDDIVLTPSSTWTPPGTLPDYSLRTIDAPLPP, encoded by the coding sequence ATGAAAACTGTTTTCGCCCGCCTCGCGCGGGGAATGTTGCTGGCTGTTCTTGTCACCACGGCGACCGCCACGCCGAAGCGCCTGTCCATCGTCGATCGCCTCATCCTCGACGACGCTGGCAGCGTGATCCAGTTGCGCGGCGGCAATCTGAAGGGCGCGACAACTGCCGACGCCGCCGACTTGAAGAACAATCTCAAGATGAACTTCGCGCGTCTGCCGATCGAGTGGAACGACGACACGCGCGATCCGAACCACGACTCCGGCCTGAAGCCGGATTACCTCAGCCAGATCGACGGCTGGGTGCAGGCGCTCTCCGGCGCCGGCATCTGGTTCGTCCTCGAGATGCGCCTGGACGATCCGACGTCCAAGTTACCCGACCTCTACAGCCCGACCGGCGCGACCTACCTGGCCTTGCAGAAAACCTGGGTCTATCTGGCCAAGCTCTACAAGGACACGGACTACGTGGCCGGCTACGGGCTGCTCGCCGAGCCCAGCGCGAGCGCGTTCAATCCGGAGCCGTGGAGCGTGCTGACGACGTTCCAAAAGGCGCTGATGGATCAGATCAGCGCGCCCGTCGCGAGCGGCGGGGCCGGCGACACCTGGACGCCGTTCTTCGTCGGGACCGACTTCAATTACGACACGATGCAGTATCGCTACGACGGCTACTACACGGCGCTCGCCTCCTATCGCGGTCGCTTGATCTACGAGGTGAACGTGCTGATGCCGAAGCCGTGGATTCAGGACGGCAGCGCTCCGGCCGGCGTGCCGCCGGAAAACGCACTTTACCCGCAAGCCACGCAGACGGACTTCACGCCCTTGCTCACACTCCAGCCCGGCGAAAAGGACGGCGACGGCAACGTTCTCGAACTGCCGCGCGACTCCGAGAAGGTTTTCAACCTGCGCCGGAAAGAGCCGGCCAATTTTCCCCTGATGCTGTGCCAGAATTTCCTCACCTGGTATCTACAGTGGGCGGTGGATTTCTCGACGCGCAATGCCGTGCCGCTCTACGTCGACCAGTTCGGTGCCGACATCACGGCCGATGACCAACTCGGCTACGAGCGCGATTTGATCGAAGTCGTCGAGCGCGCCGACCTGCCGTGGACCCGCTGGGGTTACACGGCCGGGCAGCCCGGTCGGAAGATCGTCGGCAACACCGACGTCACCACCTTCTACACCACCGTCGGTGCGCGGACGGCAAGCGGCCAGCTCATGGTGTGGCAGCCCGACACCAACGGGCTCGTGCGCATCGAGGCCGTCAGCTACGGCATCGCCGCCGCGGGACCGGCGCACGATTGGCGCTATTTTTCGGTGGCGAACGCGCTCGGGCGCGGCGCGGTGCGCGCGCTGCCCGCGGACGATGTCTCGAAGAGCGCCGCCAATGCGCCGCGGCTGGATTTCCGCGTGAACTTCGCGCAGGCGGGGACGTATTACGTTTGGGTCCGCCTGAAAAACGGCACGTCGTCGACGGGAGTTTGGTTCGGCCTCGATGGTGCGGCTTCGACGCAGAAACTCAGCTCCGACGTGCCCACCTCGTGGCGCTGGGTTCGCGGCCAGGGCAACGTCGCGCCGTATGCGTCCGTGACGGTGACGACCGCGGGACTCCACACGTTCAATGTCTGGATGAATCGCTCCGGCATCGCCGTGGACGACATTGTCCTGACGCCGTCGTCGACCTGGACGCCGCCGGGCACGCTGCCGGATTACTCGCTGCGCACGATCGATGCGCCGCTGCCGCCGTGA
- a CDS encoding DUF1573 domain-containing protein — MKTPLVRRLAWRGLLLAGVMVVVAARGQLAFETTARQATADPDATTLVLKYPFRNTGVEPITIKAVRTCCGCTSAELAQRTYAPGESGVITLKLLYADLTGRQRKTVYVDTDVAAPTALTLDVTIPERMVVEPRLLTWQRGTEPAAQVVELTVTPGETLRPTGVSCEPTGFFAAELRPLTGDPQRYLIMVTPLATNRPVQAMLTVQTNVPSGRAHRFRTALFVL, encoded by the coding sequence GTGAAAACGCCCCTCGTCCGGCGCCTGGCGTGGCGCGGCCTTCTGCTCGCGGGCGTGATGGTTGTGGTCGCCGCGCGCGGGCAGCTGGCCTTCGAAACCACGGCCCGTCAAGCGACCGCCGATCCCGACGCGACGACACTGGTGCTGAAGTATCCCTTCCGTAACACCGGCGTCGAACCGATCACGATCAAGGCCGTGCGCACCTGTTGCGGATGCACTTCGGCAGAGCTTGCGCAACGCACCTACGCGCCCGGCGAATCTGGTGTCATCACGCTCAAGCTCCTCTACGCCGACCTGACAGGTCGGCAGCGGAAAACCGTCTACGTCGACACTGATGTCGCCGCTCCGACGGCGCTGACACTCGACGTCACGATTCCCGAGCGGATGGTGGTGGAGCCGCGCCTGCTGACCTGGCAGCGCGGCACGGAACCGGCCGCGCAGGTGGTCGAGCTGACCGTCACGCCCGGTGAAACGCTGCGGCCGACGGGTGTGAGCTGCGAGCCGACCGGGTTTTTTGCGGCGGAATTGCGGCCGCTCACGGGCGATCCGCAACGCTACCTGATCATGGTGACCCCGCTGGCGACCAACCGTCCCGTCCAGGCGATGCTCACGGTGCAGACGAACGTTCCCAGCGGACGCGCGCATCGCTTCCGCACCGCGCTCTTCGTGCTCTGA
- a CDS encoding sulfatase → MQPNLVFVFSDQQRRHAVGCMGEDPVLTPNLDAFARQGVLATQAVATCPVCTPNRACMLTGRFPHGCGVLANDDVLSPAVPTIGDALRDADYHTAYIGKWHLHHGAQFVPRSHRGGFDFWHANNVNHNLFELSYWEESPEPVVRGSGWQATHETDVALRHLRERPKDKPFALFLSWVAPHNTHGTGFAPYADFPVDDAYARMMEEAGYSGRDIQYHAPAEFEAPYRDRKLPRRPNVPDGYAAPALPGYFGGCTAVDAEFGRLLDYLDGAGLADNTIVVYTSDHGEMLGSHGLMQKFVWHEESISVPLLVRWPGQLPAGARTDALINSPDLMPTLLDLLRVRAPAGLDGRVLSRCLRDPAFAGPEEAGLCFFAPRRRVLEQSGTRDNLGWRALRTPRHLFVADADARRGGYRELLYDLERDPFQLSPTVNPTDAGASDLRRRLATWLAERGDSFRHRLSAAL, encoded by the coding sequence ATGCAACCCAACCTCGTCTTCGTCTTTTCCGACCAGCAGCGGCGTCACGCGGTCGGTTGCATGGGTGAAGATCCGGTGCTGACGCCGAATCTCGATGCGTTCGCGCGCCAGGGGGTGCTGGCGACGCAGGCGGTGGCAACCTGTCCGGTGTGCACGCCGAATCGCGCCTGCATGCTCACGGGGCGCTTCCCGCACGGTTGCGGCGTGCTGGCGAACGACGATGTGCTGTCGCCCGCCGTGCCGACGATCGGCGACGCGCTCCGCGATGCCGATTACCACACCGCCTACATCGGCAAATGGCATCTGCACCACGGCGCGCAATTCGTCCCGCGCAGCCACCGCGGCGGCTTCGATTTCTGGCACGCGAACAACGTCAACCACAACCTCTTCGAGTTGAGCTACTGGGAGGAATCGCCGGAGCCCGTCGTGCGCGGATCGGGTTGGCAGGCGACGCACGAGACCGACGTGGCGCTGCGCCACCTGCGCGAGCGACCGAAGGATAAGCCGTTCGCTCTCTTCCTTTCCTGGGTCGCGCCGCACAATACCCACGGCACGGGTTTCGCGCCGTATGCCGATTTCCCGGTCGACGACGCCTACGCGCGCATGATGGAGGAAGCCGGCTACTCGGGGCGCGACATTCAATATCACGCCCCCGCCGAATTCGAAGCGCCGTATCGCGATCGCAAACTGCCGCGCCGCCCAAACGTCCCCGACGGCTATGCCGCGCCCGCGTTGCCGGGTTATTTCGGTGGTTGCACGGCGGTCGACGCCGAGTTCGGACGCCTGCTCGACTACCTCGACGGTGCCGGCCTCGCCGACAACACGATCGTCGTCTATACCTCGGACCACGGCGAGATGCTCGGCTCGCACGGCCTGATGCAGAAATTCGTGTGGCACGAGGAATCGATCTCCGTGCCGCTGCTCGTGCGCTGGCCCGGGCAACTGCCGGCCGGAGCGCGCACCGACGCGCTGATCAACAGTCCCGACCTGATGCCCACGCTGCTCGATCTGCTCCGCGTGCGCGCGCCCGCGGGGCTGGACGGTCGCGTGCTCTCGCGTTGCCTGCGCGATCCGGCGTTCGCTGGACCGGAGGAGGCGGGGCTGTGTTTCTTCGCGCCGCGCCGGCGTGTGTTGGAGCAGAGCGGCACGCGCGACAACCTCGGCTGGCGCGCGCTGCGCACGCCGCGACACCTGTTCGTGGCCGACGCCGACGCGCGGCGCGGCGGCTATCGCGAATTGCTCTACGATCTCGAACGCGATCCGTTTCAACTCAGTCCGACGGTGAATCCGACCGATGCGGGCGCGAGTGATTTGCGGCGGCGTCTCGCGACGTGGCTGGCGGAGCGCGGCGACAGCTTCCGCCACCGCCTGAGCGCGGCGCTGTGA
- a CDS encoding sulfatase-like hydrolase/transferase, translating to MRKAPLPLLRASVGAALFATAPLASHAAAAAHARPNIIVIQTDDQGFDDMGFRHPSGRGPRTPTFDALAARGVRFENFYVAPLCSPTRSMFLTGRHHLRTGVWGVHAGQDFLSLDETIVAQPLRAAGYRTGFMGKWHVGKTTGYFPWERGFEEATMARLYVYKDNPMMRNGRPLPTEGWTEERLADMAVDFIDRADDRPFFLYYCPITCHGGVGGPREISDGAANAGFHAPPEFIEAYRQAGVTTELARLYGSLTFLDTQLARIFAELEKRGLAENTLVFVLGDNGPTHQTLNEEEWQLRNPSGLRGAKTRVDENGVRSFLFVTQPGHLGARVVQDVATVADLYPTILAAAGVALPHDQKPLDGFDLHPLLERGQWEHADRAWCQIELLNSAGLEVGKLPRVDPAGLTVRPQPLLTLGDAANSIANVFSVRRGNLKLTKGSLYDLSTPDGRRERSAIENPAIKTEFDTIFAGWWSGVVAQPPSFQKPVLVLPARVPADDPGATAIATGFYAYLAVAAQGPAVRVENHAVLGLGNPGDRLTFRVAPGASTRYRASLRFRGKMPAESATLRLHLENGAAVEATTHENDLEFPPLALPEASPAQPLLLYLEVAGASAVKLPALTELRFTPIGGS from the coding sequence ATGAGGAAAGCTCCCCTGCCCTTGCTGCGCGCGTCCGTGGGCGCCGCCCTGTTCGCCACCGCGCCGCTCGCCTCGCACGCCGCCGCTGCGGCGCACGCACGCCCGAACATCATCGTCATCCAAACCGACGACCAGGGGTTCGATGACATGGGATTTCGTCACCCGTCGGGCCGCGGCCCGCGCACCCCGACGTTCGACGCCCTCGCCGCGCGTGGCGTTCGTTTCGAGAATTTCTACGTGGCGCCGCTCTGCTCGCCGACGCGCTCGATGTTCCTCACCGGCCGGCATCATCTGCGCACCGGCGTCTGGGGCGTGCACGCCGGGCAGGATTTTCTCTCGCTCGACGAAACCATCGTTGCCCAACCGCTCCGCGCCGCCGGCTACCGCACCGGCTTCATGGGCAAGTGGCACGTGGGAAAAACCACCGGCTATTTTCCCTGGGAACGCGGCTTCGAGGAAGCAACGATGGCGCGCCTCTACGTCTACAAGGACAATCCCATGATGCGTAACGGCCGGCCGCTGCCGACCGAGGGTTGGACCGAGGAGCGCCTCGCCGACATGGCGGTGGACTTCATCGATCGCGCCGACGACCGGCCGTTCTTCCTCTACTATTGCCCGATCACCTGCCACGGCGGCGTGGGCGGTCCGCGCGAAATCAGTGACGGCGCCGCGAATGCCGGCTTCCACGCGCCGCCCGAGTTCATCGAGGCGTATCGCCAGGCAGGCGTCACCACGGAGCTCGCGCGGCTCTACGGCAGCCTCACGTTCCTCGACACACAGCTCGCGCGGATCTTTGCCGAACTCGAGAAACGCGGACTGGCGGAAAACACGCTCGTGTTCGTCCTCGGCGACAACGGTCCGACGCACCAGACGCTCAACGAGGAGGAATGGCAGTTGCGCAACCCGAGCGGCCTGCGCGGCGCCAAGACGCGCGTCGACGAGAACGGCGTGCGCAGCTTCCTCTTCGTCACGCAGCCCGGCCACCTCGGCGCGCGCGTCGTGCAGGACGTCGCCACCGTCGCCGATCTCTATCCCACCATTCTCGCCGCCGCCGGCGTCGCGCTGCCGCACGACCAGAAACCGCTCGACGGCTTCGACCTGCATCCGCTCCTCGAGCGCGGCCAATGGGAACACGCCGACCGCGCATGGTGCCAGATCGAGTTGCTCAACAGCGCGGGCCTCGAAGTCGGCAAACTCCCGCGCGTCGACCCCGCCGGCCTGACCGTGCGCCCGCAACCGCTGCTCACGCTCGGTGACGCCGCGAACTCCATCGCGAACGTGTTCTCCGTGCGCCGGGGCAACCTGAAACTCACCAAGGGGTCGCTCTACGACCTCAGCACGCCGGACGGACGACGCGAACGCAGCGCGATCGAGAATCCCGCGATCAAGACCGAGTTCGATACGATCTTCGCGGGTTGGTGGAGCGGCGTCGTGGCGCAGCCGCCGTCGTTCCAGAAACCGGTGCTCGTGCTGCCGGCGCGCGTGCCGGCCGACGATCCCGGCGCCACGGCGATCGCGACCGGCTTCTACGCCTACCTCGCCGTCGCCGCGCAGGGCCCGGCGGTCCGCGTGGAGAACCACGCCGTGCTCGGCCTCGGCAATCCCGGTGACCGTCTGACCTTCCGCGTCGCGCCGGGCGCGAGCACCCGCTATCGCGCGTCGCTGCGTTTCCGCGGCAAGATGCCGGCGGAATCCGCGACGCTCCGGCTGCATCTCGAAAACGGTGCCGCGGTCGAAGCTACCACGCACGAAAACGACCTCGAATTCCCGCCGCTCGCCTTGCCCGAGGCTTCGCCCGCGCAGCCGCTGCTACTGTATCTCGAAGTCGCCGGCGCCAGCGCCGTGAAACTCCCGGCGCTGACCGAACTCCGCTTCACGCCCATCGGCGGCTCATGA